One genomic window of Aquisalimonas sp. 2447 includes the following:
- a CDS encoding alpha/beta fold hydrolase, with amino-acid sequence MPVFEHDGQSLYYELHGREGDPVVTIINGLSMRTSHWAPYFEQLPARGCRVLTYDMVGQGASSKPVLGADFDDHATMLAALHTHLGLERPYVMGISFGGVVALKYAIRYPNRIGGLIPASTFSELDAQLEGHSVNLYQGLARVGFEFYLDLLMPLNFSNDYIAANRDLLHVIKRVGASNNELYGIQNLMESLADFRSITPELKHITCPTMILNAEFDCLTPRHLHDIMRENIPSSRLVLVPWVCHAFTLEIPELTSRLLADFVKSVESGQWEGDQSVWIAAENPEASTILTRCSQDHLRSIPVAKPGQKAAGGGSTGKSTTTRRESVTPRKKSASKPAKASSKKTSKT; translated from the coding sequence ATGCCGGTGTTCGAGCACGACGGCCAGTCGCTGTACTACGAGCTGCACGGCCGCGAGGGTGACCCGGTTGTTACCATCATCAATGGCTTGTCCATGCGTACCAGCCATTGGGCGCCTTACTTCGAGCAGTTGCCGGCGCGGGGCTGCCGGGTGCTCACCTATGACATGGTGGGCCAGGGGGCATCCTCGAAGCCGGTGCTGGGTGCGGACTTCGACGACCACGCCACTATGCTGGCGGCGCTGCATACCCATCTAGGCCTGGAGCGGCCGTATGTGATGGGGATTTCCTTCGGCGGCGTGGTGGCGCTCAAGTATGCGATTCGTTATCCGAATCGCATTGGCGGCCTGATCCCGGCGAGCACTTTCTCCGAGCTGGACGCCCAGCTCGAGGGGCACTCGGTGAACCTCTACCAGGGGCTGGCCAGGGTGGGTTTCGAGTTCTATCTCGATCTGCTCATGCCGCTGAATTTCAGCAACGACTATATTGCCGCCAACCGCGATCTGCTGCACGTGATCAAGCGCGTGGGGGCGTCCAACAACGAGCTCTATGGTATCCAGAATCTCATGGAGTCGCTGGCGGATTTCCGCTCCATCACGCCGGAGCTGAAGCACATCACCTGCCCGACCATGATCCTCAATGCCGAGTTCGATTGCCTCACGCCGCGGCATCTCCACGACATTATGCGGGAGAACATCCCCAGTTCACGGCTGGTGCTGGTGCCCTGGGTCTGCCATGCGTTCACGCTGGAGATACCGGAGCTGACCAGTCGGTTGTTGGCCGATTTCGTGAAATCCGTGGAATCGGGGCAGTGGGAGGGGGATCAGAGTGTGTGGATTGCCGCGGAGAATCCCGAGGCCAGCACCATACTCACCCGCTGCTCCCAGGATCACCTGCGGTCGATCCCGGTAGCGAAGCCCGGGCAGAAGGCGGCCGGTGGCGGCAGCACCGGGAAGAGCACGACTACCCGGCGGGAGAGCGTTACACCCCGAAAGAAGTCGGCCAGCAAGCCGGCCAAGGCGTCGAGCAAGAAGACCTCGAAGACTTGA
- a CDS encoding NADP-dependent malic enzyme produces MSDDLRENALEYHRHPRPGKLQVVPTKPLATQRDLALAYSPGVAAACELIVEDETEAASVTARGNLVGVVTNGTAVLGLGAIGPLASKPVMEGKGVLFKKFSGIDVFDIEIQERDPDRLVEIIASLEPTFGGINLEDIKAPECFQVEEQLKERMNIPVFHDDQHGTAIITAAAVRNGLRVVGKNVEDVTVVCSGAGAAAISCLELLVSLGLPREHITMLDSRGVIHSGRDNLDKRKAAFARDTDARTLDDAMDSADIFIGLSGPGVLTRAMVAKMARDPLVFAMANPTPEIIPEEAQEERPDCVIATGRSDYPNQVNNVLCFPFIFRGALDVGATTINEEMKLACVEAIAALAMEESSDVVVTAYGGKPLQFGRDYLIPKPFDPRLISRIAPAVAQAAMDSGVAVRPIEDMQAYKLRLNQFVFQSGLLMKPLFERARENPKRVVYAEGEQERVLRAVQVVVDDRLAKPILIGRRKVVEMRLERMGLRLKMDEDFELADPEDDPRYREYWTLYHSIMERKGITPDQARNVVRTRNTVIAALMVRRGEADAMLCGIDGRYHRQLGHIESVLGRRPGVRNMAAMNTLILPKGTFFLCDTYVNQDPTAQQLAEMTILAADEVRRFGMTPKVALLSHSSFGSSDAASAVKMREALQLIEARDPNLEVEGEMHGDAAISEEIRQRIFPNARLKGTANLLILPTLDASNIAFNLLKATSEGVSVGPILLGTNRPAHILTPSVTVRGIINMTALSAVEASMMPSGEDAARAD; encoded by the coding sequence ATGTCCGATGACTTGCGCGAAAACGCGCTGGAATACCATCGCCACCCCAGACCCGGAAAACTCCAGGTCGTCCCCACCAAGCCCCTGGCCACCCAGCGCGACCTGGCCCTGGCCTACTCACCCGGAGTCGCCGCGGCCTGCGAGCTCATCGTCGAGGACGAAACCGAGGCGGCCAGCGTTACCGCCCGCGGCAACCTGGTGGGCGTGGTCACCAACGGCACGGCGGTACTGGGTCTCGGCGCCATCGGTCCGCTGGCCTCCAAGCCGGTGATGGAAGGCAAGGGCGTGCTGTTCAAGAAGTTCTCGGGCATCGACGTGTTCGATATCGAGATCCAGGAACGCGACCCGGACCGCCTGGTGGAGATCATTGCCAGCCTGGAACCCACCTTCGGCGGCATCAACCTGGAGGACATCAAGGCGCCGGAGTGCTTCCAGGTGGAGGAGCAGCTCAAGGAGCGCATGAACATCCCGGTCTTCCACGACGACCAGCATGGCACCGCCATCATTACCGCGGCAGCAGTCCGCAACGGTCTGCGGGTGGTGGGCAAGAACGTGGAGGACGTCACCGTGGTGTGCTCCGGCGCCGGCGCCGCAGCCATTTCCTGCCTGGAGCTGCTGGTCAGCCTGGGCTTGCCCCGTGAGCACATCACCATGCTGGACTCCCGGGGCGTGATCCACAGCGGCCGCGACAACCTGGACAAGCGCAAGGCCGCCTTTGCCCGGGACACCGACGCGCGCACCCTGGACGATGCCATGGACAGTGCCGACATCTTCATCGGCCTCTCCGGGCCCGGCGTGCTCACCCGCGCCATGGTCGCGAAGATGGCCCGCGATCCGCTGGTGTTCGCCATGGCCAACCCGACCCCGGAGATCATCCCCGAGGAGGCCCAGGAGGAACGCCCGGACTGCGTTATCGCCACCGGTCGCTCGGATTACCCCAACCAGGTGAACAACGTCCTGTGTTTCCCGTTCATCTTCCGCGGGGCCCTGGACGTCGGCGCCACCACCATCAACGAGGAAATGAAACTCGCCTGTGTCGAGGCCATCGCCGCACTGGCCATGGAGGAATCCTCCGACGTGGTGGTCACCGCCTACGGCGGCAAGCCGCTGCAGTTCGGCCGCGACTACCTCATCCCCAAGCCCTTCGACCCGCGGCTGATCTCGCGCATCGCCCCGGCGGTGGCCCAGGCCGCCATGGATAGCGGCGTGGCCGTGCGCCCCATCGAGGACATGCAGGCCTACAAGCTGCGACTGAACCAGTTCGTGTTCCAGTCCGGGCTGCTGATGAAACCGCTATTCGAGCGCGCCCGGGAGAACCCCAAGCGGGTGGTCTACGCCGAAGGGGAACAGGAGCGCGTGCTGCGCGCCGTGCAGGTGGTCGTGGATGACCGCCTGGCGAAGCCCATTCTCATCGGCCGTCGCAAGGTCGTGGAAATGCGCCTGGAACGGATGGGGCTGCGCCTGAAGATGGACGAAGACTTCGAGCTGGCGGACCCGGAGGATGACCCGCGCTACCGCGAGTACTGGACGCTGTACCACTCCATCATGGAGCGCAAGGGCATCACGCCGGACCAGGCACGCAACGTGGTGCGCACCCGCAATACGGTGATCGCCGCGCTAATGGTCCGGCGCGGCGAGGCGGACGCCATGCTCTGCGGCATCGACGGCCGCTACCACCGCCAGCTGGGCCACATCGAGTCGGTGCTGGGGCGTCGCCCCGGAGTGCGTAACATGGCGGCCATGAACACGCTGATCCTGCCCAAGGGCACGTTCTTCCTGTGTGACACCTACGTCAACCAGGACCCCACGGCCCAGCAGCTCGCGGAGATGACCATTCTCGCCGCCGACGAGGTACGCCGCTTCGGCATGACGCCCAAGGTGGCGCTGCTGTCGCACTCCAGTTTCGGCTCCTCCGATGCCGCCTCGGCGGTGAAGATGCGGGAGGCGCTGCAGCTCATCGAGGCGCGGGACCCGAATCTGGAAGTGGAAGGCGAGATGCACGGCGATGCCGCCATTTCCGAGGAGATTCGCCAGCGCATCTTCCCCAACGCGCGGCTCAAGGGCACGGCGAACCTGCTGATCCTGCCCACCCTGGACGCCTCCAACATCGCCTTCAACCTGCTCAAGGCCACCAGCGAAGGGGTTTCGGTGGGGCCGATCCTGCTGGGCACCAACCGTCCCGCCCACATCCTCACTCCGTCGGTGACGGTGCGTGGCATCATTAACATGACCGCCCTTTCGGCCGTGGAGGCGAGCATGATGCCCTCCGGTGAGGACGCCGCGAGAGCCGATTGA
- a CDS encoding alpha/beta fold hydrolase, with amino-acid sequence MNQSLNTRIQGEGPAVVILHGLFGSGTNWNRIARDLASDHLVVTMDLPNHGQSPHVEHMHYPDMASAVAATMDQHGIPPATVVGHSMGGKVAMALALTDSDYVRRLLVADIAPMAYGDHGHGRLLRALQRMDPQRLGSRGAASEALADDIPEAGLRQFLLTNLEAANGGFRWRIPLATLESNLPVIADFPEFDTNYAGPSLFLHGEKSDYVPESAHADIRSLFPEARIEALPGAGHWLHAEQPDAFTRRLRAFLADGP; translated from the coding sequence ATGAACCAGTCGTTGAACACCCGCATCCAGGGCGAGGGGCCGGCCGTGGTCATCCTGCACGGACTGTTCGGTTCCGGCACCAACTGGAACCGGATCGCCCGTGATCTGGCATCCGATCATCTGGTGGTGACCATGGATCTGCCCAACCACGGCCAGTCGCCCCATGTGGAACACATGCACTACCCGGACATGGCCAGCGCCGTGGCCGCCACCATGGACCAGCACGGCATTCCTCCGGCGACCGTGGTCGGTCACAGCATGGGCGGCAAAGTGGCCATGGCGCTGGCACTCACTGATAGCGACTACGTGCGCCGGCTACTGGTGGCCGACATCGCGCCCATGGCCTACGGCGATCACGGCCACGGGCGGCTGCTGCGCGCGCTGCAGCGCATGGATCCCCAGCGTCTCGGCTCACGCGGCGCCGCCAGCGAGGCGCTGGCCGACGACATCCCCGAGGCCGGGCTGCGCCAGTTCCTGCTCACCAATCTCGAGGCGGCCAACGGTGGCTTCCGCTGGCGTATCCCGCTGGCGACGCTGGAGAGCAATCTGCCGGTGATTGCGGATTTCCCGGAGTTCGATACCAACTATGCGGGGCCATCCCTGTTCCTGCACGGCGAGAAATCCGACTATGTGCCGGAATCCGCCCATGCAGACATCAGATCGCTATTCCCGGAGGCGCGGATCGAGGCGCTTCCCGGGGCTGGCCACTGGCTACACGCCGAACAGCCGGATGCGTTCACCCGGCGGCTGCGCGCTTTCCTGGCCGACGGCCCGTGA
- a CDS encoding NAD-glutamate dehydrogenase codes for MTTNAERRKAELLQTVEQRVAERCPPDEQEAITTFMRWFFARVAADDLTSRPAADLYGAALSHWHLARKRRHNQHRVHVYNPEPEHHGWESTHTIVQVVCPDQPFLVDSLAMALNRQGLTVHLIIHPIIPLRRDAQGTVEAISQDQGSQAEACMHFEVDRQSSPERLQTIEQDVTSVLENVDLVVTDWKPMHQRMEEARRELETRGSAGADRDESLAFLEWLSADHFTFLGYRCYELETRNGEDALTPVKGSGLGILRRPGAKGPSDSFSALPEAVRAMAREPELLILTKSTHRAPIHRPGYMDYVGVKRLDEQGRVIGEHRFLGLYTSAAYNRNPRAIPLLRRKIQQVLEQADLPHPGHASKALINILETFPRDELFQVHPERLYDIAMGILQLQERQRVRLFVREDTYRRFVSCLVFVPRDRYNTDVRQRMQALLEAAYDAAHCEFTVNLSESVLARIHFIVHVQHGASLEVDTTELERQLAETIRAWTDDLHDSLRDYCGEARGNLLYERYGQSFSAAYREDTSARVAAHDIERLEELDAQHSLNIVLYRPLEAPEDTLRLRLYHRGGSITLSDALPVLENMGVRVLDERPYVVQPRGAGTADAWIHDFGLRYPGGELDVEQLRGNVEQAFTAVWYRHAEDDGFNHLVLAARLSWDEIAVLRAYSRYLRQAGTPYSQAYMEETLANNPRIARLLIRLFHNLFDLERCDSKRATRLAEQIERALVDVPSLDEDRMLRRLLAAIQATVRTNAYQSKAVGSPGSALSFKLIPARIPEMPRPWPAYEVYVYSPRTEGVHLRGGKVARGGLRWSERREDFRTEVLGLMKAQMVKNAVIIPVGAKGGFIAKQLPEERDAQPAEVEACYRLFISALLDVTDNYVGDRIEPPPSVVRHDDDDPYLVVAADKGTATFSDIANGIAQDYGFWLQDAFASGGSNGYDHKKMAITARGAWVAVMRHFRELGRDIQNEAFTVAGVGDMSGDVFGNGMLLSEHIRLVAAFDHRHIFIDPEPDPATSYAERQRLFHKPRSSWDNYNRKLISRGGGIFPRSAKSIELGPEARQALGIEADRLTPNELMHAILLAPVDLFWNGGIGTYIKASTETHLEVGDRANDAIRVDAGQLRCRVVGEGGNLGVTQRGRVEFARHGGYINTDAIDNAGGVSCSDHEVNIKILLNEEMERGDLTAKQRSRLLAEMSDEVAGLVLTDNYRQTEALSTMSARAGDLVGEHARQLRALEQAGELDRSLEALPDDVELEERAQAGQGLTRPELAVLLAYAKLTGFQTLVDSDLVDDESLQDILVRYFPRPLQEGHRAFMPDHRLRREIIATQITNDMLNRMGAGFLFRMQDKTGVAAGDVARAYFAARRVYALESLWDALDAQDNLIDAGLQQSLRLETLRLAESTALWLLRQLPSGLSSPELVERMAALIETLGGRLDQVLPQPDHEALVARVDELTASNVPVDLARRLACLSPLAAALDISIVAAETGADPERAAAVYFQLGQAMSLRWLETAIHALETGNAWEERCRMGLEDDYALYLRLLATSVLQQDDPALAPADLVDQWQLALAGPAARLQQTLADIDGGGHPDLAMLTVAVQDLKNVAVLSGRQHSQGMPES; via the coding sequence ATGACCACGAATGCCGAGCGACGCAAAGCCGAGCTGCTGCAGACCGTCGAACAGCGCGTCGCCGAACGATGCCCGCCGGACGAGCAGGAAGCCATCACCACGTTCATGCGCTGGTTCTTCGCCCGTGTGGCGGCGGACGACCTGACAAGCCGGCCCGCGGCGGATCTTTACGGCGCCGCCCTGTCGCACTGGCACCTGGCACGCAAACGCCGCCACAATCAGCACCGGGTCCACGTATACAACCCGGAACCCGAGCACCACGGCTGGGAATCCACCCACACCATTGTCCAGGTTGTCTGCCCGGACCAACCGTTCCTGGTGGACTCACTGGCCATGGCACTGAACCGCCAGGGCCTGACAGTGCACCTGATCATCCACCCCATCATTCCGTTGCGCCGCGATGCCCAGGGCACGGTCGAGGCCATCTCGCAGGACCAGGGCAGTCAGGCGGAAGCGTGCATGCACTTCGAGGTGGATCGCCAGAGCTCCCCCGAGCGCCTGCAGACCATCGAACAGGACGTCACCTCCGTGCTGGAGAACGTGGACCTGGTGGTCACGGACTGGAAACCCATGCACCAGCGCATGGAGGAGGCGCGCCGGGAACTGGAAACCCGCGGGTCAGCGGGAGCGGACCGCGACGAGAGCCTCGCCTTCCTGGAGTGGCTGAGCGCCGACCACTTTACCTTTCTCGGCTACCGCTGCTACGAACTCGAGACCCGTAACGGCGAGGACGCCCTGACCCCGGTCAAGGGCTCCGGGCTCGGCATCCTGCGCCGGCCGGGTGCCAAGGGGCCGTCGGACAGCTTCAGCGCCCTTCCCGAGGCCGTGCGCGCCATGGCCAGGGAACCCGAACTCCTGATCCTGACCAAGTCCACCCACCGGGCCCCGATCCACCGGCCGGGCTACATGGATTACGTGGGCGTGAAGCGCCTGGACGAACAGGGCCGGGTCATCGGCGAGCACCGGTTCCTCGGCCTCTACACCTCGGCGGCGTACAACCGCAACCCGCGGGCGATCCCGCTGCTGCGCCGCAAGATCCAGCAGGTACTGGAGCAGGCCGATCTGCCCCATCCGGGGCACGCCAGCAAGGCCCTGATCAACATCCTGGAGACCTTCCCCCGGGACGAGCTGTTCCAGGTCCATCCGGAGCGGCTCTACGACATCGCCATGGGCATCCTGCAGCTGCAGGAGCGGCAGCGGGTGCGCCTGTTCGTGCGCGAGGACACCTACCGGCGTTTTGTCTCCTGCCTGGTGTTCGTGCCACGGGACCGCTACAACACCGATGTACGGCAGCGCATGCAGGCGCTGCTGGAGGCGGCCTATGACGCCGCCCACTGTGAATTCACGGTCAACCTCTCGGAGTCCGTGCTGGCGCGCATCCACTTCATCGTGCACGTGCAACACGGCGCGTCCCTGGAGGTGGACACCACCGAACTGGAACGGCAGCTGGCCGAGACCATCCGCGCCTGGACGGACGACCTCCACGACTCACTGCGCGACTACTGCGGCGAAGCCCGTGGCAACCTGCTGTATGAGCGCTACGGCCAGAGTTTCAGCGCCGCATACCGCGAGGACACCTCGGCGCGGGTCGCCGCTCACGACATCGAGCGCCTGGAGGAACTGGACGCTCAGCACAGCCTCAACATCGTCCTCTACCGCCCCCTGGAAGCCCCCGAAGACACCCTGCGGCTGCGGCTCTACCATCGCGGTGGCAGCATTACCCTGTCCGATGCGCTGCCGGTCCTCGAGAACATGGGGGTGCGTGTCCTGGACGAACGCCCCTACGTGGTGCAGCCCCGGGGCGCCGGGACCGCGGATGCCTGGATCCACGACTTCGGCCTGCGCTACCCCGGCGGTGAGCTGGACGTGGAGCAGCTCCGGGGCAACGTCGAGCAGGCCTTCACCGCGGTCTGGTATCGCCACGCCGAGGATGACGGTTTCAACCACCTGGTGCTGGCCGCCCGCCTGAGCTGGGACGAAATCGCCGTTCTCCGGGCCTACAGCCGCTATCTCCGCCAGGCGGGCACCCCCTACAGCCAGGCGTACATGGAAGAGACCCTGGCCAACAATCCGCGCATCGCGCGGCTGCTGATCCGCCTGTTCCACAACCTTTTCGATCTCGAGCGCTGTGACAGCAAGCGTGCCACCCGCCTGGCCGAGCAGATCGAACGCGCCCTGGTGGACGTCCCCAGTCTGGACGAGGACCGCATGCTGCGCCGATTGCTGGCGGCCATCCAGGCCACGGTGCGCACCAATGCCTATCAGAGCAAGGCCGTCGGTTCACCCGGATCGGCACTGAGCTTCAAACTGATTCCGGCACGCATTCCGGAAATGCCGCGACCCTGGCCGGCCTATGAAGTCTACGTCTACTCGCCGCGCACCGAGGGCGTGCATTTGCGCGGCGGCAAGGTGGCCCGCGGCGGGCTGCGCTGGTCCGAACGCAGGGAGGACTTCCGCACGGAGGTGCTGGGGCTGATGAAGGCCCAGATGGTCAAGAACGCGGTCATCATCCCCGTGGGGGCCAAGGGCGGGTTCATCGCCAAGCAGTTGCCCGAGGAGCGCGACGCGCAGCCCGCGGAGGTGGAGGCCTGCTACCGTCTGTTCATCAGCGCCCTGCTGGATGTCACCGACAACTACGTGGGCGACCGCATCGAGCCACCACCGTCGGTGGTCCGCCACGATGACGACGACCCCTATCTGGTGGTAGCCGCCGACAAGGGCACCGCAACCTTTTCCGACATCGCCAACGGCATCGCCCAGGATTACGGTTTCTGGCTCCAGGACGCCTTCGCCTCCGGGGGCTCCAATGGGTACGACCACAAGAAAATGGCCATCACGGCGCGGGGAGCCTGGGTGGCGGTGATGCGTCACTTCCGTGAACTCGGCCGCGACATCCAGAACGAGGCGTTCACCGTGGCCGGCGTCGGCGATATGTCCGGCGACGTGTTCGGCAACGGCATGCTGCTCTCGGAACACATCCGGCTGGTGGCCGCCTTCGATCACCGCCACATCTTCATCGATCCCGAGCCTGACCCCGCCACGAGCTACGCCGAACGCCAGCGGCTGTTCCACAAGCCCCGCTCCAGCTGGGATAACTACAACCGCAAGCTGATCTCCCGGGGCGGGGGGATTTTCCCCCGCTCCGCGAAATCCATCGAGCTAGGTCCGGAGGCACGACAGGCGCTGGGCATCGAGGCCGACCGGCTCACCCCCAACGAGCTCATGCACGCCATTCTCCTGGCCCCGGTGGACCTGTTCTGGAACGGTGGTATCGGGACCTACATCAAGGCCTCCACGGAGACACACCTGGAGGTCGGCGACCGCGCCAACGACGCCATTCGGGTGGACGCGGGGCAGCTGCGCTGCCGCGTGGTGGGCGAGGGCGGCAATCTGGGCGTCACCCAGCGGGGACGCGTGGAATTCGCCCGCCACGGCGGCTACATCAACACCGATGCCATCGACAACGCCGGCGGCGTTAGCTGCTCCGATCACGAGGTGAACATCAAGATCCTGCTCAACGAGGAGATGGAGCGGGGTGACCTCACTGCCAAACAGCGCAGTCGCCTGCTGGCAGAGATGTCCGATGAGGTGGCCGGGCTGGTGCTCACGGACAACTACCGGCAGACCGAGGCGCTGAGCACCATGAGTGCCCGTGCTGGCGACCTGGTGGGCGAGCACGCCCGCCAGCTCCGTGCCCTGGAGCAGGCCGGCGAACTGGATCGCTCCCTGGAGGCGCTGCCGGACGATGTGGAACTGGAGGAGCGAGCCCAGGCCGGACAGGGACTGACCCGGCCGGAACTCGCGGTGCTGCTGGCGTACGCCAAGCTCACCGGCTTCCAAACCCTGGTGGACAGTGACCTGGTCGACGACGAGAGCCTGCAGGACATCCTGGTGCGCTATTTCCCGCGACCGCTTCAGGAGGGACACCGGGCGTTCATGCCCGACCACCGCCTGCGCCGGGAGATCATTGCCACCCAGATCACCAACGACATGCTCAACCGCATGGGCGCCGGGTTTCTGTTCCGCATGCAGGACAAGACCGGCGTCGCCGCCGGGGACGTGGCACGCGCCTACTTCGCGGCCCGCCGGGTCTATGCCCTGGAATCGCTCTGGGACGCCCTGGACGCCCAGGACAACCTGATCGATGCCGGTCTGCAGCAGTCCCTGCGGCTGGAGACCCTGCGGCTGGCCGAAAGCACTGCGCTGTGGCTGCTGCGGCAGCTGCCCTCGGGCCTGTCCAGCCCCGAATTGGTGGAGCGCATGGCGGCCCTGATCGAGACCCTGGGCGGACGCCTTGACCAGGTGCTGCCGCAGCCGGACCACGAAGCCCTGGTCGCCCGGGTCGACGAACTGACCGCCAGCAACGTGCCCGTGGATCTGGCCCGGAGGCTGGCCTGTCTGAGCCCGCTGGCGGCAGCACTGGACATCTCCATTGTCGCCGCCGAGACCGGTGCCGACCCGGAGCGAGCGGCGGCGGTCTACTTCCAGCTCGGCCAGGCCATGTCCCTGCGCTGGCTGGAGACTGCCATCCACGCCCTGGAGACCGGCAACGCCTGGGAAGAGCGGTGCCGCATGGGCCTGGAAGACGATTACGCTCTCTACCTGCGCTTGCTTGCCACCAGTGTCCTGCAACAGGATGATCCGGCACTGGCGCCCGCCGACCTCGTGGACCAGTGGCAGCTGGCCCTGGCCGGACCGGCGGCACGCCTGCAGCAGACCCTGGCTGACATCGACGGTGGTGGTCACCCGGACCTTGCCATGCTGACGGTGGCGGTGCAGGACCTGAAAAACGTGGCCGTCCTTTCCGGACGGCAACACAGCCAGGGCATGCCCGAATCATGA
- a CDS encoding 3-oxoacyl-ACP synthase III family protein, protein MNRNAKIVSTAHYLPERCITNDELNERFTKLGKPEVVGKLHAGTGIEQRWYAPDDWASSDLALPAAKQALEKAGRKPEDVDLIILGTDSPDYITPSTSVVLQQKLGAKQAGTFDVACACASFPTALANAAGLLATNNHFRTILVVGVYMMRKLADPTDPTVFFYGDGAGAAVVEPSEEPGFIGSSFLANGEYSDCWGIYSGGTAEPATEESVRAGRTNVRMVKRYPPEINDEGWPLLFKRLSEQNGFTVADVDQVIFTQVNRHTVELAADNIGLPQEKAPKIMDKWGYTGSACIPMALSRSVDEGRIKSGDLVVMIGSGVGYNQAAVAFRM, encoded by the coding sequence ATGAATCGTAACGCCAAGATCGTCTCTACGGCGCACTACCTGCCCGAACGCTGCATCACCAACGACGAGCTCAACGAGCGCTTCACGAAACTTGGCAAGCCCGAAGTGGTGGGTAAACTCCACGCCGGCACCGGTATCGAGCAGCGCTGGTACGCCCCCGACGACTGGGCCTCCTCCGATCTCGCCCTGCCGGCCGCGAAACAGGCGCTGGAAAAGGCCGGCCGCAAGCCCGAGGACGTGGACCTCATCATTCTGGGCACCGACTCGCCGGACTACATTACTCCGTCCACCTCCGTGGTCCTGCAGCAGAAGCTGGGCGCAAAACAGGCCGGCACCTTCGACGTCGCCTGCGCCTGCGCCTCCTTCCCCACGGCGCTGGCCAACGCCGCCGGCCTGCTGGCCACCAACAACCACTTCCGCACCATCCTGGTAGTGGGCGTGTACATGATGCGCAAGCTCGCCGACCCCACCGACCCCACCGTGTTCTTCTACGGTGACGGCGCCGGGGCAGCCGTGGTGGAGCCCTCCGAGGAGCCCGGCTTCATCGGCTCCTCCTTCCTGGCCAATGGCGAATACTCCGACTGCTGGGGCATCTACTCCGGCGGCACCGCCGAACCCGCCACCGAGGAATCGGTACGCGCAGGTCGCACCAACGTGCGCATGGTCAAGCGCTACCCGCCGGAGATCAACGACGAAGGCTGGCCCCTGCTGTTCAAGCGCCTGTCCGAGCAGAACGGCTTCACCGTCGCTGACGTGGACCAGGTGATTTTCACCCAGGTGAACCGCCATACCGTGGAACTTGCCGCCGACAACATCGGGCTGCCCCAGGAAAAGGCGCCCAAGATCATGGACAAGTGGGGCTACACCGGCTCCGCCTGCATACCCATGGCGCTGTCCAGGAGCGTGGACGAAGGGCGCATCAAGAGTGGAGACCTGGTGGTCATGATCGGTTCCGGCGTCGGCTACAACCAGGCCGCCGTCGCTTTCCGGATGTAG